In Actinomadura luteofluorescens, the sequence GCAGGACGCCGGACAGCGCGCCCCGGTGGACCGCGTCCAGCCCCGCGACCAGGACGGCGAGCGTCGTGGCGGCGGTGAGCAGGGTGACCGAGGCCGAGGTGAACCCGGCGGTGCGGGCGTCGCGGCGCGCGATCCGGGCGAGCGCGGCGTCGGCGGCGCCGATCCGGCGGAGCTGCCCGTCCACCTCCCCGAACGCGACATGATCGGGCGCGCCGTGCAACAACTCCACGGTCTCGGCGCCCCGCACCGCGCGGGCCTCGGTCCGCCGGGACGCGGAGCCGCGCGTGAGCGCGACGGCGGCGGCGGGCAGGACGAGCACGGCCGGCAGCAGCCCCAGCGCCAGCCAGAGCCCGGCGGCGGGCAGCATCCACGCGGCGGCGGCGGCCGTCCCGGCGCCCACGGTCAGCGCGACGAGCGGCGGGCCGAACCCGCGCAGGTACAGGTGCTGGACGGCTTCGACGTCGGCGACGAACCCGCTGAGCAGGTCCCCCGACCGGGCATCCGGCAGCCCGGCCGGGACGAGCGGCTCCAGCCGCCGGAACCACCGAACCCGCAACTCCCGCAGCAGCCGCAGGCTCACGTCGTGGGAGATCACGCGCTCGGCGTAGCGGAACGCGGCCCGCGACAGGCTGAACGCCCGCACCGCCGTGATCGCCAGGGCCAGCGCGACGACCTGCGGCCGGAGCGCGGCGCGCGAGATAAGGTAGCCGGACGTCCCCATCAGCGCGACACCCGACCCGAAGGCGAGCACGCCGCAGAGCGCGGCCCCGGCGAACCGGTGCGCGACGGGCCGCGCGGCCCTGACCAGCTCCCCCAGCGCCCCCACCCTCACGCGAACCCCCGCGCGAGGTTTCGACCGGTCGCTTGGCCCGAGGTCGCGGCGGGTCGTGGGGCGTGCCGGGCGGTCGGCGTGCGCCCGATCATGTGAGGGCTCCCGCGCGGGGTCGGGCCGGGTCGGTCACTTGGTCTGAGGTCGCGGCGGGTCGTGGGGCGTGCCGGGCGGTCGGCGTGCGCCCGATCATGTGAGGGCTCCCGCGCGGGAGCCGGTCAGATCGATCACCTGGTCCGCGCTGGCGGCGAGGCGCGGGTCGTGCGTGGCGACGACGAGCGTCCGGTCGCCGAGGGTCAGCAGGGCGCCGGTCACCCGCCGGGCGGTGGTCTCGTCGAGGTGGGCGGTGGGCTCGTCCAGCAGGAGGAGCGGGGCGGGGCGGGCGAGGGCCCGTGCCAGGGCGACGCGCCTCACCTCCCCGGCGGAGAGCCCGTCGCCCGCCTCGCCCACCGTGCGGTGCACCAGCGAACCGGCGCAGGCGAGTTCGGCCGCGGCGACCGGGCTCAGCCCGCCGGGCTCGGCCGGGGCGATGGCCTCCAGCACGGGACCGGGGCGCAGCCGCGGGCGCTGCGGCAGCCAGGCGACCAGGCGCCGCCACTCGTCCGGGTCGAACGCGGCGAGGTCCGTGCCGTCCACGGTGATGAGCCCGGACGACGGCTCGGCGAAGCGCATGAGCAGCGCCAGCAGGGTGCTCTTGCCCGCGCCGCTGTCCCCGACGAGCGCGGTGAGCTCCCCGGGGCGGATCTCCAGCGACGTCACGGTCAGCACGGGCGGGCCGTCGTAGGCGGCGGTGACGTCCGCCAGCCGGACGGTCCCGAACGCGGCCGGACGCGGGCGCGCCGGGGCCGGCACGGCCGGAGGCAGCGCGAGCAGCGCGGACAGCCTTCGCGACGCGGTCAGCCCGTCGGCGCCCGCGTGGAACTCGGCCGCGAGCCCGCGCAGCGGCCCGTACAGCTCCGGCGCGAGGACGAGGACCGCGAGGCCCGCCTCCAGGCCGATGCCGCCGGTCGTCAGCCGCAGCCCGATGCCCACCGCGACCAGGGCCGTTCCGAGGGTGGCGGCCAGCTCAAGGACGAACGCCGACAGGAAGGCCGTGCGCAGGACGCGCATCGTCTCCCGCCGGTAGCGGTCGCCGGTCGCGGCGATGGCGGCCGCCTGGGCGCGGCCCCGGCGATGGGCGCGCAGGGTCGTCAGCCCGGTCACCACGTCCAGGAAATGCCCGCTCATCACGGCGAGGGCCCTCCACCGCTCCCGGGTCCGCGCGCTGGTCGTCCGGCCGATCAGCGCCCCGAACAGCGGGACGAGCGGCAGCGTCCCGGCCATGACCAGCGCCGACGGGACGTCCCGGAAGGCGACCCACGCGAGGATCGCGGGCGGTGCGAGTGCGGCGGTCGCCAGCTGCGGTAGGAACCGGGCGACGTAGGTCTCCAGCGCCTCGACGCCGTCGGTGGTGACGGTCACCGCCTCGCCGGTCGGCACGCTCCCCGGGCGCGCCCGCACGATCCGGCGCAGCACCCGCCCGCGCAGCTCGGCGACCATCCGGGACGCGGCCGTGCGGGCGCCGGTCTCCGACGTCCAGCCGAGCGCGGCGCGTGCCGCGCCCACCCCCGCGAAGCCGAGCAGCGCGGGCACGACGTCCCGCACGTCGCGGCCCCCGAGGAAACCCGCGACGACGATGTGGGAGAACAGCACGGCCTGCGCGACGGTGAGCGCCGCCGAGCACGCGGCGGCCGCTCCCGCCGCCGCCAGGAACCGGCGGACGCCGGGGACGTCCCGTGGCAGCCAGGGATCGAGCGCCCGCATCGGCGGCCTACTCCCCGTCCCCGGCGGCCGCGCCCCCCGGGGACGACCCGGGCCGCTTCGCCGTGATCATGTGCAGCGGGGTCGGCGGGCGCGCGAAGTCCTCCCGTGAGAGCCGCGCCCGGAACACCCACAGCGCCCAGACCTGGTAGACGAGCACCACGGGCACGAACACGGCGGCGATGATCGTCATCGCCACCAGCGAGTAGTGGTTGGACGCGGTGCCGTAGACCGTCAGGCTGGGCGACCCGGCCGTGGACGACACCATGACCCGCGGGTACAGCCGGGCGAACAGCGCGGCGACCAGCAGCACGGTCGCGGCGGACGTCCCGGCGAACGCGGCCAGCGGACGCTTCAGCAGGGCCAGCGGCCCGGACGCGGCGGCCGCCGGCAGGCTCAGCCCCAGCAGCACGTACACCGGTGTGGGATAGGGCGCCGACGACGACGCCTGCACGGCCGTCCACACCGTGAACACGATCAGCAGCACCGCCGCGACGGGGTAGAGCGCCAGCGCGAAGCCGCGCGCCCGCTCCTCCAGGCCGTCCCGGGTGCGGACGGCGAGGAACAGCGCGCCGTGCAGCGCGAACGCCGCCACGAGCGTGAACCCGGCGAGCACCGAGTAGCCACTGAACAGCACCCCCTGCCCGCCGGTGACGTCGCCGCGCGGGTCCAGCGGCACCCCGCGCGTGATCGTGGCGAACACGACGCCGAGCAGGAACGGGATGGCCGCGCTGGAGATCGGCATCGCGACGTCCCAGCGGCGGCGCCAGGACGCGGAGTCGTGCTTGTTGCGGTACTCGATGGCGACGCCGCGCACGATGAGCGCCAGCAGGATCCCGAAGAACACCAGGTAGAAGCCGGAGAACATGCTCGCGTACCAGCCGGGGAACGCGGCGAAGGTCGCGCCGCCCGCCACGATGATCCAGACCTCGTAGCTGTCCCACACGGGCAGGATCGTGGCGAGCAGCGCGTGCCGCTCCGGGTCGTCGCGGCCGAGGAACGGGTAGAGCATCCCGACGCCGAAGTCGAAGCCGTCCAGGAGGAAGAACCCCGTCCAGAGGATCGCGATCAGCGCGAACCACAGCGTCTGGAGGTCGAAGTGCCCTGCGGTCTCCATGGCGGTGCGCCTCCGATGGCAGGTCAGTGGAGCATGGGCGGCAGCGCGTCCTCGCGGGTCACCTCGGGGGCGGGGCGTTCCGGGCCGGCGCGGACCGCCCGGACCATCAGCCAGCCCATGATCGCGGCGAGTACCCCGTAGACGGCCGCGAAGCCGGCCAGCGTGGTGATCACGTGGCCGGTCCCGACCGTCGGGGAGATCGCGTCGTTCGTCCTCAGCAGCCCGTGCACGATCCACGGCTGGCGTCCCATCTCGGTGACCAGCCAGCCGGCCGTGTTGGCGAGGAACGGCAGCGCGAGGAACGCGTAGGCCGTCCACGCGAGCCGGCGGGACGATGCCCAGCCGCGTCGGTGAATGGTCCACAGCCACGCGGCGCTGTAGAGCAGCACGAGGAACCCGACGGTGATCATCAAGCGCCACGACCAGTAGACGCTGCCGATGATCGGCGTGTAGTCGCCGGGGCCGTACCGCCCCTCGTACTCGCGCTGGATGTCGTTGATCCCGCGGATCTCCCCGTTCCAGTTGTTCGTGGACAGCACCGACAGTCCGTGCGGGATGGCGATGTCGACGTTGTTGCGCTCCGGGTGCTTCTCCCAGGGACCGATGGCCAGCAGGGACAGCGGCGCGGGCGCCTGCGTCTCGTAGAGCGCCTCGGCCGCGGCCATCTTCATCGGCTGGTACCTGACCAGGAGCTGCGCCTGGAAGTGCCCCACGCCGATCACCACGACCGACGCGACCGCCGTCACCCAGAGCGCCCCGTGCGCGGCGGCGCGGAACAGCCTCACGTCCGGATCGTCCGGTCCGGTGCCCTCCCGCCGGGCCCTGCGGAGCCGGTAGGCGGCCACGGCGACGACCAGGAGCCCGGCCGTCACCAGCGAGGCGGCGATCGTGTGGAAGAAGTGGGTGATCTGCAGGGGCTGGAGCAGGACGTCGCCGAGCGACGTCATCTCGGCGCGCCCGCCCTTCATCGCGTAGCCGACCGGATGCTGCATCCAGCTGTTCGCCGCCAGGATGAAGTAGGCGGACGACGAGGTGCCCGCCACGACGAGCCAGATCATCGCGAGGTGCGCGCGCGGGGGCAGCCGGTCCCAGCCGAACAGCCACAGCCCGATGAAGGTGGACTCCAGGAAGAACGCCACCAGGCCCTCGATCGCGAGCGGCGCCCCGAACACCGATCCGACGAACCGGGAGTAGACCGACCAGTTCATGCCGAACTGGAACTCCTGCACGATCCCGGTGACGACCCCCAGCGCGAAGTTGATCAGGAAGAGCTTCCCGAAGAACCGCGTCATCCGCAGGTAGTGCTCCTTGCCGGTGCGGTGCCAGGCGGTCTGCATCCCGGCGACGAACCAGGCCAGGCCGATGGTGAGCGGCACGAACAGGAAGTGGTACACGATGGTGACCGCGAACTGCCACCGGTCCAGGACCGCCGTCGTCCCCACCGCGCTCCCTTCCCGTCGTCGGAGGTCTCGGCGGCAGGGCACCGTCGCGGGCCGCCGCCACCGGGCAGGTTCCCGGCCGTCCGGCTGACGAAAGACAGCCCGCGGTCAATCGTTGATCAAGTCGCGGGCCCGGCTCCGAAGAAGGCCACCTACAAGGTCAGGGCCCGCCGCTAGGAACGACACCGCGAGCGGAGGCGCCCCGAAGGCCCGTCCTTCGGGGGCGCCTCCGCGCCGTCCACACCCTGTGGACGGATGAACCGCTTCTCCCGGGAAAATGCGAGGGAACCCCCCGGTCGTCGCCGCGCTAGGTTGGACCGACTGGTCCAGAGCGCGGAGGTGGGGGCGTGGGGAAGAAGCTGACGGCGAAGGGCGCGGCGACCCGGAACCGGATCATCGAGGGCGCCGCCGAGGTGATGCGGGACAGGGGAGTGGCCTTCGCGACCCTCGAAGACGTCATGACGCGCACCCGGGCCAGCAAGAGCCAGCTGTTCCACTACTTCCCCGCCGGCAAGGACGAGCTGCTGCTCGCCGTCGCGCGGTACGAGGCCGGCCAGGTCCTGGAGGACCAGCAGCCCTACCTGGGGCGCCTGGACTCGTGGGAGGCCTGGCGGCAGTGGCGTGACGTGGTGGTCGATCGCTACGAGACGCAGGGCGACCGGTGCCCGCTCGGCTCGCTGTTCCTCCAGGTCGGCCGGGCCACACCCGGAGCGCGCGCCATCGTGGTCGAGTTGATGGACCGGTGGCAGGCGAGCCTGTCCGCCGGGATCCGCTCCCTGCAGGCGGCCGGGCACCTGCCCGCGGGCGTCGACGCCGACCAGCGGGCGGCCGCGCTGCTGGCGGGCATCCAGGGCGGCGTGGCGATCCTCCAGTCGACCGGCCGGTCCTGCCACCTGCGGGCCGCGCTCGACCAGGCGATCGACGACCTGCGCCGGCTCGCGCCCGGCTGATTGGACTTGCGGGTCCATTTTTTCCCTTGCAGAGTGGCGGTGCCGCTCGGGCTCGGGCGGCACCGGGCGTACCGAGGGGAGCGCGTGATGAGCGGACGGCTGCAGGGCAGGCGGGCGCTGGTGACCGGATCGACCAGCAACATCGGGCGGGCGATCGCCGAGGCGTTCGCCGCCGAGGGCGCGCACGTGGTCGTGTCCGGCCGCAGCGCCGAGCGGGGCCGGGAGGTCGTGGACGGCATCCGCGCGCAGGGCGGCCGCGCCGACTTCGTCCAGGCGGACCTGGACGGCAGCGCCGAGGCCTCCCGGGCCCTGGCGCGGGACGCGGCGTCGGTCCTCGGCGGTGGCATCGACGTCCTGGTCAACAACGCGGGCATCTACCCCGCCGACGCCACGGCGGCCACCGACGAGAAGACCTTCGACCGGGTCTACGCGGTCAACGTGAAGGCGCCGTTCTTCCTGACCGCCGCGGTCGCCCCCGCCATGGCCGAGGCCGGCGACGGCGCGATCATCAACCTGGGGTCGTGGATCGCGCGCCTGGGCGTCCCCGCGGGCGCGCTCTACAGTTCCACCAAGGGCGCGATGGAGACGCTCACGCGGGCGTGGGCCGCGGAGTTCGGCCCGCACGGCGTCCGCGTGAACGCGATCTCTCCCGGTGTGATCCTCGAACCCGCGCCGGGAGAGCCGCACCCGGGCGAGGCCATGATGGCCGGCACCCCGGCCGGAGGCATGGGCAGGCCGGGGGCCATCGCGCACGCCGCCGTCTACCTGGCCGCCGAGGAGGCCGCCTTCGTCCACGGCATCACCCTGGACGTGGACGGCGGCCGCACCACGACGGCCGTCATCGCCGCCTGACCCGCGCCCCGGCGCGTGCCTCACGGCGCGATGGCGAGCTCCTTGGAGTTGGGACGGGACGGGTGGCTGCGGCCCAGCGGCCCCGCGGCCATCGCCCGGACGAGCGTGTCGGTCACCCGCATGGTGAACGCGCGGCCCGCCTCGTCGACCCCGTGGCCGCAGGCCCGTCCCCGCATCGCGCACACCCAGCGCATGGTGCCGGTGGCGAACACCCCCGCCCCGCTGCGGGTGGTGTAGTAGGACGCGTGCGCGACGGCCGTGCCGGTCCCGCAGCTGATCGGGGAGCGTCCGACGATCTCCAGTGTCGGCGGTGTCGGGCCGCCGGGGGCGATCGCGTCGGCCTCCGGGCCGACCATCCCGGGGAACCGGGTCCCCGCGCGCACGCCGGTGCCGCGGAACAGCCAGAAATCGGGCCGGTAGACGGTGAACGCGCCTTCCGCCGGAAAGCACATGTACTGGATGCCGATGATGTCGCTCTCCGGCCGCGGCTTCGGCGGCAGCCGCCAGTCCTGCGTCGACTCGGCCGGATCCGTCCGGGCGACGGGATCGGCGGAGGAGTCCTTGTAGCAGACCACCAGCCGGTCGGCGCCCAGCGGCGTGGCCTCGAACCGGATGTGCCGGTTCACCGCGTTGGCGCCGAGGAAGGCGATGTTGACGCCGTGGTCGCGGGCCTCCGTCGCGCGCTGCCGCATGGCCGACGACCAGTACTCGTCGTGCCCCAGGGTGAGCAGTCCGCGCGCCTTGCTCAGCAGAGCGGGGTCGCTGTGCAGGTCGTTGTCGGTCGCGTACGCCAGCGGCACGCCCGCCTTCTCGGCCAGGGCGATCGCGGGCTGCTCGTAGGTCAGGAACTTGCCCGCGCCCGTCTTGTCGTACGGACGGTCGAAGCTGACCGCGTAGGACCGGTCGTCGTAGCCGGACGGCCCCTCGTACAGGTCGTGGCCGCCCCACATGTTGTACGCCTGCCAGGTGGTGGTCGCGTTCAGCACCACGACCCGGCCGGCGGTGTCCGGCGAGCGGACGGTCACCGGCACGTACCGCTGCGCGCCCGACACGGCGGTCAGCCTGACCAGGTAGCTGCCCGCCGGCCAGCCGGAGGTGGCGACGGTCAGCGACGGCCGCCACGGCGCCGACACGGTGCGCGTCTTCCGGTCGATCCGGGCCGCCGCCTGCCGGACGCCGGCGACCTGGCCCGACCGCCACACGCGCCGCGCGTTCGCGCCTCCGTACCAGCCCATCCGGAACGCCTCGGCGCTGAACCCGGACGTCGTGGTCGAGACGAACAGCCGGAACGACTGGCCCGGCAGCACGCTCACGCGGTCGGCGTACCCCTCGATCTCGTGCTCGGCGCCCTTGCGGCGGACCTGCCAGTCAGCCGTGCCCGGCCTGGCGTTCTCGGGCGTCTCCGCGACCGCCGCGCCCGCGTTGGCCGGCCGCTCGCCGCCGGACGGGCGGCGCGACGTCGAACACGCGCCGGCCAGGACGAGCGCCGAGACCAACGCCAGCGCGACCGGAACCCGGAGCACGCGCGCGAACACACCCTCGCTTGAGGGAATCCCCTTTTCCACGGCGGACCCGCCCTCCCCCTGAATCCCTGTGGGCAACCCGTCCACCGCCACGTACCGGAGATCGTCTTCCCGCCCCGCGACCGCATAACCACCGGTCCGGACCGAGGTCAACGGACCGCATCTGGTTCGGGAGAGTTCATGCCATTATGTCGGCGCGCTCGGCCCCCTACCCGCGACGACCCGCCGGTCGTCGGCGCCGGTCGCCCGTTCTACCCTCGTGTTCCTGACCCCCACGCGCGTGGCCGGCTCGTGCGGCGGTGAGAGAGTGGGGAGCGGTGGAAGCGCAAGGCTTGACGATGGTGGGCCGGGACGGCGAGCGGGAGCTGCTGTCCGCGTTCGTCACGGCGGACACCGGCCGGGCGCTCGTCCTGCGGGGGGAGGCCGGGGTCGGCAAGAGCGCCCTGCTCGACCACGCGGCGAGCGTCGCGGCGTCCCACCGGTACGAGGTGATCCGCGCCGCCGGGGTCGAGGCGGAGGCCGAACTGCCCTTCGCCGGCCTGCACCAGCTCGTCCACCCGCTGCTGACCCACCTGCCCGGGCTGGACGAGGGGTACCGCGCCGTCTTCGACGTCGTCTTCGGGCGGCGCGAGGGGAAGGCGCCGTCGGTCATGTCGCTCGGCATCGCCGTCCTCGACCTGCTGTCCCTGGCGGCCGCGAGGAATCCGCCGCTGCTGCTGATCGACGACGGCCAGTGGATGGACGCCGCCAGCGCCGACGTGTGCGGTTTCGTCGGGCGCCGTCTCGCGGGCGTCCCGGTCAAGATGCTGATCGCCGTACGGGCCGACAGCCCTTCGAGGTTCGACACGGCCGCGCTCCCCGAAACGGCGGTGGCGGCCCTCCCGGACGAGGCCGCCAGGCGGCTCCTGGAACTGCGCTACCCCGACCTCGATGCGAACGCCCGCCGCGTCGTCCTGGAGCACGCCCAGGGCAACCCGCTGGCCCTCCTGGAACTGCCGCCCTACCTGGACGACGAGCGCGCCGGGTACGCGGCCGGAGAACTCCTCGACATCCCCCTTTCGCGTCGGCTCCAGCACCTCTACGGCACGCGGATCGAGCGTCTCGACCCGTCCGAGCGTGCGGAACTTCTGAAGGGCGCCCTGGACGGCGTCGGGGCGGGCACCGCCGCCGTCCAGGGCGCGCGGTACCGCATGCGCCACGTGGACCGGGCGGCCGCGTCCGGTCTCCTCGACGTCGATCCCGCCGCCGGCGCCGTCGTCTTCCGCCACCCGCTGATCCGCTCCGCCGTCGTCCAGTCCGCGACGCCCGGCCTGCGGCGGGCGGCGCACGCGGAACTCGCGGCCCTGCACCGCGGCGACGTCGAACGCCGCGCGCACCACCTCGCGGCGTCGGCGGTCGACCCCGACGAGGAGACGGCCGCCGCGCTGGAGGCCGCCGCGGACTCGGCGACCCGGCGCGGGCACGCGACGGCGGCCGTGACCTGGCTGACCCGCGCCGCCGAGTTGAGCGAGGACCCCGCCGCGCGGTCCAGAAGGCTCGGCGACGCGGCCTTCATCGCCGGGCACTCCGCGCTCCTGGACCGGGCCCAGGCGATCGTCCGCTCCGTCCCGCCGCCGGACGGGTCCGAACCGCCGTCCACGGCCGTCACCGCCGGATACGTCGCCCTCCACGAGGACGGGGACGTCCGTTCCTCGCACCTCCGGGTCGCCGCCGCGATCGAGAGACTCGCGGGACGGGACGCGCGGGAGTCCGGAGAGGCGCTCGACCGGCTCATGATCCTTCTGCTGGCCATCGGACAGTACGCCGGGGACGGCGCCACGTGGACACGCACGAGGCGACTCCTGCGCTCCCTCGCGGACCGCGTCGACCCGAGGGCCGCGATCTACCACGACGCCTGGAGCGACGTCGTCCGTCACGGCGCCGGCCTGCGCGAACGCGTCGAGCGCGCCTTCGCGGACCCGTCCGGCCTGGAGCCGTGGGACGTCTCGCGCCTGGCCATCGCCGCCTCCCAGGTCGACGCGTTGAGCCGGTTCCGTCCCTACTTGCGGCGAGCAGCCGACCGGGAGGTGAAGACCGGTGCCGTGGCCAACGGCATGACCGTGCTGCAACTGCTCATGCTCGACCAGATGGCGGCCGGCGAGTGGGACGACGCCGAGCGGACCGGCCGCCGCGCGCTGGAGCTCACCACGTCCCACGGATACGCGCTGCTCGCCCACCAGAGCCGCGCCCACCTCGGCCTCCTCGCCGCGATGCGCGGCGACCTGGACGGCGCCCGGGAGGCGCAGGCCATCGTGGACGCCTGGGCCCGTCCGCGCGGAGTGGGTTTCCTGACCCAGATCGCCGATGCCATCGGCACCGCCGCGGCCCTCGGCGAGGGGGACTACGAAGGCGCCTACCTGCACGCCATCGGCATCACCGCGCCGGGCTCGTTCGAGGACTGCGCGCACCAGGCGTCCCGGACGCTGCTCGACCTCGTGGAGGCGGCGGTGCAGACCGGCCGCCTGGAGCAGGCCCGCCTGCACGCCGTGGCCGCACGCGACGCGCGCCTGCCCGACATCTCCCCGCGCCTCGCCCTGGTGACGTACGGGGCGCTGGCGATGACCGCGTCCGGCGAGAAGGAGGCGGACGACATGTACGCGCGGGCCGAGTCCCACCCCGAGGCCTCGGGTTTCCCGTTCGAGCTGGCCCGCGTCCGCCTCGCCCGCGGCGTCCGGTTGAGGCACACCCAGGGGCCGAAGGCGGCATGGCCCGTCCTCACCGGTGCCGCCGAGTCCTTCGAACGGCTCGGAGCCTCGGGCTGGGCCGGGCGCGCCCGCGCCGAACTCCGGGCGTGCGGGGCGCCCGCCCGCGCCTCGCTCCCGTCCCTGACGGCCCTGACCTGGCAGGAACGCCGCATCGCCGAGCTCGCCGCCACCGGACTGACGAACAAGGAGATCGGGGAGCGGACGCACCTGTCCCCGCGCACCGTCAGCTCCCACCTCTACCGCGTCTTCCCGAAACTGGGCATCACCTCACGGGCCGCTCTGCGCGACGCCCTGGCCAGGGCCCGGGACACCTGATCCGCAACGACTGACATCGGGTCCCACCGTCAAATGACGGATGTGGCCGCCTCCCCTCCGGAACGAGAGTCGACGGTGCCGGCACAGCGCCGGCACGCATCGGGCACACGGAGGGACCATGATCGACAGAAGAACTTTCGGCAAGGGGCTCGGCCTGGTCGCGGGCGGGGCCGCCGCCTCCGCGGCCGGCCTGCCGGACGCGTCCGCCGCCGCGCCGAGGCCGGCCCCCGGCGGCCGCACGTCCTTCACCACTCTCAGACAGATCAGGGCGGGCCTGCTGGACGTCGGTTACGCGGAGACGGGCCCCGCGCACGGGCCGGTGGTCATCTGCCTGCACGGCTGGCCCTACGACATCCACAGCTTCGTGGACGTCGCCCCGGCGCTGGCGGCGGAGGGCTACCGCGTGATCGTCCCCTACCTGCGGGGGCACGGGACGACGCGCTTCCTGTCCGCCCGGACGTTCCGGAACGCCCAGCAGTCGGTGATCGCCCTCGACGTCATCGCCCTGATGGACGCCCTCGGGATCGAGAAGGCCGTCCTCGCCGGCTTCGACTGGGGCTCCCGGACCGCCGGCATCGTCGCGGCCCTGTGGCCGGAACGCTGCAAGGCCCTCGTCTCGGTCAGCGGGTACCTGGTCACCGACCGCGAGGCCAACCTCCGGCCGCTGCCGCCGAAGGCCGAACACGCATGGTGGTACCAGTACTACTTCGCCACGGAGCGAGGCCGGCTGGCCATGCGGGACGAACGCAAGCGGCACGACCTGGCCCGGCTCGTCTGGGACACCGTCTCCCCGACGTGGGGCTTCGACGACGCCACCTTCGAGCGCACGGCCGCGGCCTTCCGCAACCCCGACTACGCCGCCATCGTCGTCCACAACTACCGCTGGCGGCTGAGCCTCGCCGACGGCGAGCGCCGCTACGACGGCCTGGAGAAGCGGCTCGACGCGCGGCCGGTCATCACCGCCCCGACCATCGTGCTGGACGCCGACCGCGACCCCTTCACGGCCCTGAGCGACGCGTCCTACCGGGACAGGTTCACCGGCGCCTACGAGTACCGCCTGCTCAAGGGCATCGGCCACAACGTCCCGCAGGAGGCTCCCGCGGCCTTCGCCCAGGCCGTCACCGACGCGGACCACTTCTGACCGAGACCACTTTCACCGATAAGGAGGAACGACCCATGGCCAGGACATGGCTGATCACCGGGGCGTCGCGAGGACTCGGACGCCACCTCACCGAGGCCGTCCTGAACGGCGGTGACCGCGTCGTCGCCACCGCGCGGCGCCCGGAGCAACTGGACGACCTGGCGGCCCGGCACGGCGAACGGATCCGGGCGGTCGCGCTCGACGTCACCGACCCCTCCGCGGCCGCCCGCGCGGTGAAGGAGGCCACCGGCGCCTTCGGCCGCCTCGACGTCGTCGTCAACAACGCGGGCT encodes:
- a CDS encoding helix-turn-helix transcriptional regulator, with protein sequence MVGRDGERELLSAFVTADTGRALVLRGEAGVGKSALLDHAASVAASHRYEVIRAAGVEAEAELPFAGLHQLVHPLLTHLPGLDEGYRAVFDVVFGRREGKAPSVMSLGIAVLDLLSLAAARNPPLLLIDDGQWMDAASADVCGFVGRRLAGVPVKMLIAVRADSPSRFDTAALPETAVAALPDEAARRLLELRYPDLDANARRVVLEHAQGNPLALLELPPYLDDERAGYAAGELLDIPLSRRLQHLYGTRIERLDPSERAELLKGALDGVGAGTAAVQGARYRMRHVDRAAASGLLDVDPAAGAVVFRHPLIRSAVVQSATPGLRRAAHAELAALHRGDVERRAHHLAASAVDPDEETAAALEAAADSATRRGHATAAVTWLTRAAELSEDPAARSRRLGDAAFIAGHSALLDRAQAIVRSVPPPDGSEPPSTAVTAGYVALHEDGDVRSSHLRVAAAIERLAGRDARESGEALDRLMILLLAIGQYAGDGATWTRTRRLLRSLADRVDPRAAIYHDAWSDVVRHGAGLRERVERAFADPSGLEPWDVSRLAIAASQVDALSRFRPYLRRAADREVKTGAVANGMTVLQLLMLDQMAAGEWDDAERTGRRALELTTSHGYALLAHQSRAHLGLLAAMRGDLDGAREAQAIVDAWARPRGVGFLTQIADAIGTAAALGEGDYEGAYLHAIGITAPGSFEDCAHQASRTLLDLVEAAVQTGRLEQARLHAVAARDARLPDISPRLALVTYGALAMTASGEKEADDMYARAESHPEASGFPFELARVRLARGVRLRHTQGPKAAWPVLTGAAESFERLGASGWAGRARAELRACGAPARASLPSLTALTWQERRIAELAATGLTNKEIGERTHLSPRTVSSHLYRVFPKLGITSRAALRDALARARDT
- a CDS encoding alpha/beta fold hydrolase → MIDRRTFGKGLGLVAGGAAASAAGLPDASAAAPRPAPGGRTSFTTLRQIRAGLLDVGYAETGPAHGPVVICLHGWPYDIHSFVDVAPALAAEGYRVIVPYLRGHGTTRFLSARTFRNAQQSVIALDVIALMDALGIEKAVLAGFDWGSRTAGIVAALWPERCKALVSVSGYLVTDREANLRPLPPKAEHAWWYQYYFATERGRLAMRDERKRHDLARLVWDTVSPTWGFDDATFERTAAAFRNPDYAAIVVHNYRWRLSLADGERRYDGLEKRLDARPVITAPTIVLDADRDPFTALSDASYRDRFTGAYEYRLLKGIGHNVPQEAPAAFAQAVTDADHF